In a genomic window of uncultured Flavobacterium sp.:
- a CDS encoding RagB/SusD family nutrient uptake outer membrane protein — MKTINIIKSIFFVSTLVLSVSCTNLNEEILDGIPTGGENEPVNTAALLRTAYQGLRNFQVQEQMHTLNEMSTDALVGPTRGGDWDDNGTWRQFHTLTWTPDNVEIRNAWNSLLASVYDCNTIIQNSKDPSEIVQARFLRAFYYYNVLDLYGQAPYREPGTPLTSDPKVWTRAEATDFVRTELEAILPNLPARVAGDASIVNEDAGHFLLAKIYLNLAVFKAANPAGPYTFEAANMNKVIAHVEAIKSSLADSYWDNFVPDNNTSPEILFSSKNVLGDGGALGDYWRYGMHYNQTPDGYNGFCTVGEYYDRFNAADDRRQHSTPEIIAHFGNPIGFQYGQMYAPETTDEVTGVVTPGGTIPLKDRNGNPLFFTKEVTLILSGPTIETAGIRTQKYQPDVNNLDNPENDFILMRYADALLMEAEAILRGGTASGNGSAQDIMDKIAVRTGVPAPTATLENLLAERGRELWWEGWRRNDLIRFGKFLGPRELKKNTSPEKYLLYCLPSDALFNLNLKQNPGY; from the coding sequence ATGAAAACTATCAATATTATAAAAAGTATTTTTTTCGTAAGTACACTGGTTTTAAGTGTTAGCTGTACGAATTTGAATGAAGAAATTTTAGACGGAATTCCTACCGGAGGAGAAAATGAGCCTGTAAACACAGCAGCTTTATTGCGAACTGCGTATCAGGGTTTAAGAAATTTTCAGGTTCAGGAACAAATGCATACGTTAAACGAAATGTCTACAGATGCATTAGTTGGGCCAACAAGAGGAGGAGATTGGGATGATAATGGTACGTGGAGACAATTTCATACACTAACCTGGACGCCTGATAATGTCGAGATCAGAAATGCATGGAATAGTTTATTGGCAAGTGTGTACGATTGTAATACGATTATCCAAAATTCTAAAGATCCGTCAGAGATTGTTCAGGCGCGTTTTTTAAGAGCGTTCTATTATTACAATGTTTTGGATTTGTACGGACAAGCGCCATATAGAGAACCGGGAACTCCATTGACAAGTGATCCTAAAGTTTGGACAAGAGCTGAAGCGACAGATTTTGTACGTACAGAATTAGAAGCTATTTTGCCAAATTTACCCGCACGTGTTGCTGGAGATGCAAGTATTGTAAATGAAGATGCAGGACATTTTTTATTGGCTAAAATTTACTTGAATCTTGCTGTTTTCAAAGCTGCAAATCCTGCCGGACCATATACTTTTGAAGCCGCAAATATGAATAAAGTTATTGCGCACGTTGAAGCCATAAAAAGTAGTTTAGCTGATTCGTATTGGGATAATTTTGTGCCGGACAATAACACTTCGCCAGAGATTTTATTCTCTTCAAAAAATGTTTTGGGAGATGGCGGAGCGCTTGGAGATTACTGGAGATACGGAATGCATTACAATCAAACACCAGATGGTTACAACGGTTTTTGTACTGTAGGCGAATATTATGACCGTTTTAATGCTGCCGATGATCGTCGTCAACATTCAACACCTGAAATTATTGCACATTTTGGAAACCCAATCGGATTTCAGTATGGACAAATGTATGCACCTGAAACTACAGATGAGGTTACCGGTGTAGTTACGCCAGGAGGAACAATTCCGTTAAAAGACAGAAACGGGAATCCATTATTCTTTACCAAAGAAGTAACGCTAATTCTTTCAGGACCAACGATTGAAACAGCCGGAATTAGAACTCAAAAATACCAACCGGATGTTAATAATCTAGACAATCCCGAAAACGACTTTATTTTAATGCGTTATGCAGATGCGTTATTGATGGAAGCCGAAGCAATTCTTAGAGGTGGCACTGCGTCAGGAAACGGTTCAGCTCAGGATATTATGGACAAAATTGCTGTTCGAACAGGAGTTCCTGCGCCAACGGCAACTTTAGAAAACTTGTTAGCAGAAAGAGGAAGAGAATTATGGTGGGAAGGCTGGAGAAGAAACGATTTGATTCGTTTTGGAAAATTTCTTGGACCAAGAGAATTGAAAAAGAATACTTCTCCGGAGAAATATTTATTGTATTGTCTTCCTTCAGATGCTTTGTTTAATTTGAATTTAAAACAGAATCCGGGATATTAA
- a CDS encoding SusC/RagA family TonB-linked outer membrane protein — MKNSLQKGLMVIITMLCTSLMYSQDVSGLVSDSSGPLPGVSIIVKGSKNEAQTDFDGRFTIKNVGKGAVLVFSYIGLKNQEVNVDGKTKINVVMAQDRSELNEVVVVGYGTSKKKDLTGAVDVLSSKDFDGVSNTSPALLLRGKVAGVQITQSSGEPGSAVTIRVRGSSSVRSGNGPLIVVDGVPLSGGDVSAEGADLLGTSSAKNPLNFINEADIESISVLKDASSTAIYGARGANGVIVITTKKGKSNVPEFNFSTSTQFSRKAGNFNVMNADQFVAASKAAGVPSIPADPVAGTPAINNQDYGGRNYNWEDAVLQNGLAVNNSLSFNSSSENSNTRVSFSTSNNKGIVKNTGLDKYTISFFNSNNFFDKVLKVDTKLLYAGINDETTLITNNASYIGNVIGSALYWNPTRPIYNADGHYNVVSETYLNPVQLLNSYKDYTNTSKLLGSINAVLNLGSHFKYNFLFGIETSASTRKSQILPTMQIQGEAFFGTVPGSDPAVTKYGTASIQGLNNFNKTFENNINYTNKFSDNFNLNALVGYSYYYYLASGFVTSGKGYDLAQTNLIDNIEGGLQNEFRSSSFKNASELQSFYARADATFFKQYVITATVRTDGSTKLGANNKYGTFPSIGFADNLFQDKDGMLNNLKIRANWGITGNQEFAPNSAIGRASYGNNGNLNIDTNANDNLKWETTESWGIGTDFTLLKYRLTGTIDYFYRDTKDLIFPVPQASTQPGPNTPRNKNLPGNLINQGLEVSLDYKIIETENISWEIGANASFLKNEMKNFSGTVGTGGLNGQGLDGAYTQVITNNKPLYSYYLYDFKGYDASGNSIYTNAAGQPAGLGDASKQLLNKQPLPKINYGFSSTFKYKGFDAVVSFYGVAGNYIYDNTQNAYFFKGAFLGGRNVTEKAAYSEQAQGDPNSPSTKFLQKGDFLRMGELTFGYTFTGPLVERIKCKNVRVYANGSNLLLFTNYTGFDPEVDINKQVNGVPSAGMDYLAYPRSKGIAFGLNVTF; from the coding sequence ATGAAAAATAGTCTACAAAAAGGCTTAATGGTTATCATAACCATGCTATGTACCAGTTTGATGTATTCTCAAGATGTGTCAGGGCTGGTTTCAGATTCTAGTGGCCCGCTTCCCGGCGTTTCGATTATAGTAAAAGGAAGTAAAAATGAGGCTCAAACTGATTTTGACGGAAGATTTACAATTAAAAATGTTGGCAAAGGAGCAGTTTTAGTTTTTAGCTACATAGGTCTTAAAAATCAAGAAGTAAACGTTGACGGTAAAACCAAGATAAATGTAGTAATGGCGCAAGACCGCAGCGAATTAAACGAAGTTGTAGTCGTGGGATATGGAACTTCAAAAAAGAAAGATTTAACGGGAGCCGTAGATGTACTTTCGTCCAAAGATTTTGACGGAGTTTCGAATACTTCGCCAGCTTTATTGTTACGAGGTAAAGTAGCCGGAGTACAAATTACACAAAGCAGCGGAGAACCAGGTTCGGCAGTTACGATTCGTGTTCGTGGATCTTCTTCCGTTCGTTCTGGAAACGGACCTTTAATTGTGGTAGATGGCGTTCCGTTAAGCGGAGGCGATGTTTCTGCAGAAGGAGCTGATTTATTGGGAACATCTTCGGCAAAAAATCCTTTGAATTTTATAAATGAAGCCGATATCGAGTCTATTTCTGTTCTTAAAGATGCTTCGTCAACAGCAATTTATGGTGCGCGTGGAGCAAATGGAGTAATCGTTATTACGACTAAAAAAGGAAAATCAAATGTTCCGGAATTCAACTTTAGTACCTCAACACAATTTAGCAGAAAAGCAGGAAATTTTAATGTAATGAATGCTGATCAGTTTGTTGCGGCAAGCAAAGCTGCGGGCGTACCGTCGATTCCTGCAGATCCTGTTGCAGGAACTCCGGCAATTAATAATCAGGATTATGGAGGAAGAAATTACAATTGGGAAGATGCAGTTTTACAAAATGGATTAGCAGTAAACAATAGTCTATCTTTTAATTCGTCAAGCGAAAATTCGAACACAAGAGTATCTTTTTCTACGAGTAATAACAAAGGAATTGTAAAAAATACAGGATTAGACAAATACACAATTTCGTTTTTTAACTCCAATAATTTCTTTGATAAAGTATTAAAAGTAGATACAAAATTGCTTTACGCAGGTATAAATGATGAAACTACTTTGATAACAAATAATGCCAGTTATATTGGTAACGTTATTGGATCTGCATTATACTGGAATCCAACGCGACCAATTTATAACGCCGACGGACATTATAATGTGGTAAGCGAAACGTATCTAAATCCGGTACAATTGCTGAATTCTTATAAAGATTACACGAATACAAGTAAATTGTTAGGAAGCATAAATGCTGTTCTTAATTTGGGAAGTCATTTTAAATACAATTTCTTATTTGGAATAGAAACTTCAGCATCTACAAGAAAAAGCCAAATTTTGCCAACCATGCAAATACAAGGTGAAGCATTTTTTGGAACAGTTCCGGGATCAGATCCTGCCGTTACAAAATACGGAACAGCATCTATTCAGGGGCTTAATAACTTCAATAAAACATTCGAAAATAATATAAACTATACCAATAAATTCAGCGACAATTTTAACCTGAATGCTTTAGTTGGATATTCTTATTACTATTATCTGGCAAGTGGTTTTGTAACTTCGGGAAAAGGATATGACTTGGCGCAAACCAATTTGATCGATAATATCGAAGGCGGACTTCAGAATGAATTTAGAAGTAGTTCTTTTAAAAATGCTTCAGAATTGCAATCTTTTTATGCCAGAGCCGATGCTACTTTTTTCAAACAATATGTAATTACAGCAACAGTTCGTACAGATGGATCTACAAAATTAGGAGCGAATAACAAATACGGAACATTTCCGTCTATAGGTTTTGCCGATAACTTATTTCAGGATAAAGACGGAATGCTTAATAATTTAAAAATAAGAGCAAACTGGGGAATTACAGGAAATCAGGAATTTGCTCCAAACTCCGCAATCGGAAGAGCGAGTTACGGTAACAACGGAAATTTAAATATCGATACAAATGCAAATGATAATCTGAAATGGGAAACTACAGAATCATGGGGAATTGGAACAGATTTTACTTTGCTTAAATACAGATTAACAGGAACAATAGATTATTTCTACAGAGATACAAAGGATTTAATTTTTCCGGTTCCGCAAGCCTCAACACAACCGGGACCAAATACGCCACGTAACAAAAACTTACCAGGAAACTTAATCAATCAGGGACTTGAAGTTAGTTTAGATTATAAAATTATTGAAACCGAAAATATCTCTTGGGAAATTGGCGCAAATGCTTCCTTCCTTAAAAACGAAATGAAAAACTTTAGCGGAACTGTTGGAACAGGAGGTTTAAACGGACAAGGATTGGACGGCGCTTATACACAAGTAATCACGAATAATAAACCGCTTTATTCGTATTATTTATATGATTTTAAGGGATATGACGCCAGCGGAAATTCGATTTATACAAATGCTGCAGGACAGCCAGCCGGACTTGGAGACGCTTCTAAACAATTATTGAACAAACAGCCATTGCCAAAAATAAATTATGGTTTTTCATCAACATTTAAATACAAAGGATTTGATGCAGTAGTTTCATTCTACGGAGTTGCAGGAAATTATATTTATGATAATACACAAAATGCATACTTCTTTAAAGGAGCTTTTTTGGGAGGTCGAAATGTTACTGAAAAAGCAGCATATTCTGAACAAGCACAAGGAGATCCAAACTCGCCTTCGACTAAATTTTTGCAAAAAGGAGATTTCTTAAGAATGGGAGAATTAACGTTTGGATACACTTTTACAGGACCTTTAGTTGAAAGAATAAAATGTAAAAATGTACGTGTTTATGCAAACGGTTCAAACCTGTTATTGTTTACAAATTACACCGGATTTGATCCCGAAGTAGATATTAATAAACAAGTTAACGGAGTTCCTTCTGCAGGTATGGATTATCTGGCTTACCCAAGATCAAAAGGTATTGCTTTTGGACTTAACGTAACATTCTAA